The following coding sequences are from one Gammaproteobacteria bacterium window:
- the argA gene encoding amino-acid N-acetyltransferase, protein SLVTADLYEGTRQASIDDVGGILELIEPLEQAGVLVPRSRERLETNIGHYTVVDRDGLIVACAALLPFEKKKAGEIACFAVHPDYRGSGYGTALLEHLEQRARRLGLSRLFLLTTRTSHWFMERGFSPAGLTALPVARRRLYNYQRNAKIYVKAF, encoded by the coding sequence AGCCTGGTCACCGCCGACCTCTACGAAGGCACCCGCCAGGCGAGCATCGACGATGTGGGCGGCATTTTGGAACTCATCGAACCCCTGGAACAGGCCGGGGTGCTGGTACCCCGTTCCCGCGAACGTCTGGAAACGAACATCGGCCACTACACAGTGGTGGACCGGGACGGTTTGATCGTCGCCTGCGCGGCCCTGTTGCCGTTCGAAAAAAAGAAAGCGGGGGAAATCGCCTGCTTCGCCGTGCACCCGGACTACCGCGGCAGCGGCTACGGCACCGCCTTGCTGGAACACCTGGAACAGCGGGCGCGGCGCCTGGGGTTGAGCCGGCTCTTTTTGCTCACCACCCGCACCAGCCACTGGTTCATGGAACGGGGCTTCAGCCCGGCCGGACTCACAGCCCTGCCGGTGGCCCGGCGGCGGCTGTACAACTACCAGCGCAACGCCAAGATTTACGTCAAAGCGTTTTGA